The following are from one region of the Methanofollis sp. genome:
- a CDS encoding helix-turn-helix transcriptional regulator has translation MHPTTLPPSSRKVLIILEDGGSMTHKDLVRSSSLAPRTVRYALKRLKDNNLIIEKFNFKDARQIIYQYKPQQAAEAV, from the coding sequence ATGCACCCGACCACCCTCCCACCTTCCTCCAGGAAGGTCCTGATCATCCTGGAGGACGGCGGTTCGATGACGCACAAGGACCTCGTCCGCTCCTCCAGCCTTGCCCCGAGGACTGTCAGGTATGCTCTGAAGCGACTGAAGGACAACAACCTCATCATTGAGAAGTTCAACTTCAAGGACGCCCGCCAGATCATCTACCAGTACAAACCCCAGCAGGCCGCGGAAGCCGTCTGA